One region of Baekduia soli genomic DNA includes:
- a CDS encoding pyridoxal phosphate-dependent decarboxylase family protein gives MPHELLDRARALAGAWLDALPDRHVGPAADDAALRAALDRPLTDAGEDPATVLEDLARDVEPGLVASGGPRYHGFVIGGALPVAMAADWLVSAYDQPAVLHASSPGMAVLEDIAGTWALDVLRLPAGSGVGFVTGAQMANATCLATARNAVLAREGWDARADGLSGAPAVEVLVGDEVHVTVGRALGLIGMGERRVTRVAVDAGGAMDPAALARALDAGSGPSIVCAQAGNVNTGACDPLAAIADACAARGAWLHVDGAFGLWAASAPELAHLVAGHDRADSWAVDCHKWLNVPYDSALAIVRDAAAQARAMGMTAAYLAGSDEREPNAFVPESSRRARAVPVYAALRTLGRDGVAALVDRCCAQARLMARLLAEGGVEVLNDVVLNQVLAGFGDARGVVARVQADGTCWLGGTTWRGRDAMRISFSNWSTTDDDVRASAAAILRAAR, from the coding sequence ATGCCCCATGAGCTGCTGGACCGGGCCCGCGCGCTGGCCGGGGCCTGGCTCGATGCGCTGCCGGACCGCCACGTCGGCCCGGCGGCCGACGACGCGGCGCTGCGCGCCGCGCTGGACCGCCCGCTGACCGACGCCGGCGAGGACCCGGCGACGGTGCTCGAGGACCTCGCACGCGACGTCGAGCCCGGCCTGGTCGCCTCGGGCGGGCCGCGCTACCACGGCTTCGTCATCGGCGGCGCCCTGCCCGTCGCCATGGCGGCCGACTGGCTGGTGAGCGCCTACGACCAGCCCGCCGTCCTGCACGCCAGCTCGCCGGGGATGGCCGTGCTCGAGGACATCGCGGGCACCTGGGCGCTCGACGTCCTGCGGCTGCCGGCGGGCAGCGGCGTCGGCTTCGTCACCGGCGCCCAGATGGCCAACGCCACCTGCCTGGCCACCGCGCGCAACGCGGTCCTGGCCCGCGAGGGCTGGGACGCCCGAGCCGACGGGCTGTCGGGCGCCCCGGCGGTCGAGGTCCTCGTCGGCGACGAGGTCCACGTGACCGTGGGCCGGGCGCTGGGACTCATCGGGATGGGGGAGCGGCGCGTGACGCGCGTGGCCGTCGACGCCGGCGGCGCGATGGACCCGGCCGCGCTGGCCCGCGCGCTGGACGCGGGGTCGGGGCCCTCGATCGTGTGCGCCCAGGCCGGCAACGTGAACACCGGGGCCTGCGACCCGCTGGCGGCGATCGCCGACGCCTGCGCCGCGCGCGGCGCGTGGCTGCACGTCGACGGCGCGTTCGGGCTGTGGGCCGCCTCCGCTCCGGAGCTGGCCCACCTCGTCGCGGGCCACGACCGCGCCGACTCGTGGGCGGTGGACTGCCACAAGTGGCTCAACGTGCCCTACGACTCCGCGCTGGCGATCGTGCGCGACGCGGCCGCGCAGGCCCGGGCGATGGGCATGACCGCCGCCTACCTGGCCGGGAGCGACGAGCGCGAGCCCAACGCGTTCGTCCCCGAGTCCTCGCGGCGCGCGCGGGCCGTCCCGGTCTACGCCGCGCTGCGCACGCTGGGCCGCGATGGCGTCGCGGCGCTCGTGGACCGCTGCTGCGCGCAGGCGCGCCTCATGGCGCGGCTGCTGGCCGAGGGCGGCGTCGAGGTGCTCAACGACGTGGTGCTCAACCAGGTCCTGGCCGGGTTCGGCGACGCCAGAGGCGTGGTCGCGCGGGTGCAGGCCGACGGCACCTGCTGGCTGGGCGGCACGACGTGGCGCGGGCGCGACGCCATGCGCATCTCGTTCTCGAACTGGTCGACGACCGACGACGACGTCCGCGCCTCCGCGGCGGCGATCCTGCGGGCCGCGCGCTGA
- a CDS encoding DUF4242 domain-containing protein, with protein MKLYAILRRSGWSSADELQAAAGRSTRVGDEDMPDDVRWIRSYVLDEGAGTVGTICIYQATSPEAIREHARRADLPADEIIPIADTVLVRPDPEPAATA; from the coding sequence ATGAAGCTGTACGCCATCCTCCGCCGCAGCGGCTGGAGCTCGGCCGACGAGCTGCAGGCCGCGGCCGGCCGCTCGACCCGCGTCGGCGACGAGGACATGCCCGACGACGTGCGCTGGATCCGCAGCTACGTCCTCGACGAGGGCGCCGGCACCGTCGGCACGATCTGCATCTACCAGGCGACGAGCCCCGAGGCGATCCGCGAGCACGCCCGCCGGGCCGACCTGCCCGCCGACGAGATCATCCCGATCGCCGACACGGTCCTCGTCCGCCCCGATCCCGAGCCGGCCGCCACGGCCTGA
- a CDS encoding ATP-binding protein, which produces MRAGGRPQISDDAPGTAADAGLLERAEALATLQNLLDGVRAGGAGRLVLVGGEAGIGKSALVRAFCAASGPGTRVLWGGCDALSTPRALGPLLDIAHATGGGLAAAVARDAAPGTVAAALAGELEPGPAIVVLEDLHWADEATLDVLRLLARRVAAWPALVVATYRADELHAAHPLRLALGDLPAQGAHRLDLGPLSVHAVGVLAGAVGVVDVARLHERTAGNPFFVTEVLAAEGAGDLPDTVRDAVLARAARLGDAAREVLDAVAIEPARTELWLLETLADGAGAGLDACLATGMLRAEGTRVGFRHEIARVAIEEALAPHRRLLLHRRALAALTAALGRRPDPARLAAHAEAADDAEAVLRFAPAAASRAAALGSHREAAAQLARALRYADGLPPARRAELLGRRSYECYLTDAIPEAVQARTLALAEHRAAGDVAGEGDAHRWLSRLAWFGGDNATAEAQAQRAIALLEPLEPGPELAMAYSNVAQLRMLTGEDAAAIAWGARAIALAERLGEQETLAHALNNVGVAELRSGAPGGAATLERSLALALAGGLEEHVARAYTNLSSCAVERRDFARADRAHDDGIAYCRERGLDAWLWYMSGYRARSDLDQGRWDAAARGAAEVLAQPRVAATSRFSALVVAGRLAARRGEAGHWPALDEALELARRTGELQRLGPVAVARAEARWLGGEPAAVEDETAATLALALRRGDPWVAGELAVWRRRAGLEPAPGPAAGALAEPCRLELDGDHRAAAEAWAQVGCPFEAALALTHAGDEASQREALEALQGLGAAAAAARVARRLRERGARGLRRGPHPATRENPAGLTARELEVVELLADGLRNAEIAERLWLSQRTVGHHVSAILRKLDATSRSQAAATALRLRIVER; this is translated from the coding sequence ATGCGCGCCGGTGGCCGGCCGCAGATCTCCGACGACGCCCCCGGCACGGCCGCGGACGCCGGGCTGCTGGAGCGCGCCGAGGCGCTGGCCACGCTGCAGAACCTCCTGGACGGCGTGCGCGCCGGCGGCGCGGGGCGCCTCGTGCTCGTCGGCGGCGAGGCCGGGATCGGCAAGTCGGCCCTCGTGCGGGCGTTCTGCGCGGCGTCGGGCCCGGGGACCCGGGTGCTGTGGGGCGGCTGCGACGCGCTGAGCACGCCGCGGGCGCTCGGCCCGCTGCTGGACATCGCGCACGCCACCGGCGGTGGGCTGGCGGCCGCGGTCGCCCGTGACGCGGCGCCCGGGACGGTGGCCGCGGCGTTGGCGGGCGAGCTCGAGCCGGGCCCGGCGATCGTCGTGCTGGAGGACCTGCACTGGGCCGACGAGGCGACGCTCGACGTCCTGCGCCTGCTCGCGCGGCGCGTCGCGGCCTGGCCGGCGCTCGTGGTCGCGACCTACCGGGCCGACGAGCTGCACGCGGCGCACCCGCTGCGCCTGGCGCTCGGCGACCTCCCCGCCCAGGGCGCCCACCGCCTGGACCTCGGGCCGCTGTCGGTGCACGCCGTCGGCGTGCTGGCCGGGGCGGTCGGCGTCGTCGACGTCGCCCGCCTGCACGAGCGCACCGCGGGCAACCCGTTCTTCGTGACCGAGGTCCTCGCCGCCGAGGGGGCGGGCGACCTGCCCGACACCGTGCGCGACGCCGTCCTGGCCCGGGCCGCGCGGCTCGGCGACGCGGCGCGCGAGGTGCTCGACGCGGTCGCGATCGAGCCCGCGCGCACGGAGCTGTGGCTGCTCGAGACGCTCGCCGACGGCGCGGGCGCCGGCCTGGACGCCTGCCTGGCCACGGGGATGCTGCGCGCGGAGGGCACGCGCGTCGGGTTCCGCCACGAGATCGCCCGCGTCGCGATCGAGGAGGCGCTGGCGCCCCACCGGCGCCTCCTGCTGCACCGCCGGGCGCTGGCGGCGCTGACCGCGGCGCTCGGGCGCCGGCCGGACCCGGCGCGCCTGGCGGCCCACGCCGAGGCCGCCGACGACGCCGAGGCCGTCCTGCGCTTCGCCCCGGCCGCCGCCTCGCGCGCCGCCGCGCTGGGCTCCCACCGCGAGGCGGCCGCGCAGCTGGCCCGCGCCCTGCGCTACGCCGACGGCCTGCCGCCCGCCCGCCGCGCCGAGCTGCTCGGCCGCCGCTCCTACGAGTGCTACCTCACCGACGCGATCCCCGAGGCGGTGCAGGCCCGCACGCTGGCGCTGGCCGAGCACCGCGCCGCCGGCGACGTGGCCGGCGAGGGCGACGCCCACCGCTGGCTGTCGCGCCTGGCGTGGTTCGGCGGCGACAACGCGACGGCCGAGGCGCAGGCGCAGCGCGCGATCGCGCTCCTCGAGCCGCTGGAGCCGGGCCCCGAGCTGGCCATGGCCTACAGCAATGTCGCCCAGCTGCGGATGCTGACCGGCGAGGACGCGGCCGCGATCGCCTGGGGCGCGCGCGCGATCGCCCTGGCCGAGCGGCTCGGCGAGCAGGAGACGCTCGCGCACGCCCTCAACAACGTCGGCGTGGCCGAGCTGCGCTCGGGCGCGCCGGGCGGCGCCGCGACGCTGGAGCGCAGCCTCGCCCTCGCCCTGGCCGGCGGCCTGGAGGAACACGTCGCCAGGGCCTACACCAACCTGAGCTCCTGCGCGGTCGAGCGGCGCGACTTCGCCCGCGCCGACCGCGCCCACGACGACGGGATCGCCTACTGCCGCGAGCGCGGGCTCGACGCCTGGCTGTGGTACATGTCGGGCTACCGGGCGCGCTCCGACCTCGACCAGGGGCGCTGGGACGCGGCGGCGCGCGGCGCCGCCGAGGTGCTCGCCCAGCCCCGCGTGGCCGCCACGAGCCGCTTCTCCGCGCTCGTCGTCGCCGGCCGGCTCGCCGCGCGCCGCGGCGAGGCGGGGCACTGGCCGGCGCTGGACGAGGCCCTCGAGCTCGCCCGCCGCACCGGCGAGCTGCAACGGCTGGGGCCCGTGGCCGTCGCCCGTGCCGAGGCCCGCTGGCTGGGCGGCGAGCCCGCGGCCGTCGAGGACGAGACGGCGGCCACGCTCGCCCTCGCCCTGCGCCGCGGCGACCCGTGGGTGGCCGGCGAGCTGGCGGTGTGGCGCCGGCGCGCCGGGCTGGAGCCGGCGCCCGGGCCCGCCGCGGGCGCCCTCGCCGAGCCCTGCCGGCTGGAGCTCGACGGCGACCACCGCGCCGCCGCCGAGGCCTGGGCGCAGGTCGGCTGCCCGTTCGAGGCGGCGCTGGCGCTCACGCACGCCGGCGACGAGGCGTCCCAGCGCGAGGCCCTGGAGGCGCTGCAGGGCCTGGGCGCCGCGGCCGCCGCGGCGCGCGTGGCCCGGCGTCTGCGCGAGCGCGGCGCCCGCGGCCTGCGCCGGGGCCCGCACCCCGCCACGCGCGAGAACCCCGCCGGGCTGACCGCCCGCGAGCTGGAGGTCGTCGAGCTCCTGGCGGACGGCCTGCGCAACGCCGAGATCGCCGAGCGCCTGTGGCTGTCGCAGCGCACCGTCGGCCACCACGTCTCGGCCATCCTGCGCAAGCTCGACGCGACCTCGCGCAGCCAGGCGGCGGCGACCGCGCTCAGGCTGCGGATCGTCGAAAGATAG
- a CDS encoding MFS transporter: MTDLSLPAPSTAWAPSRPGRLPSRAAFALQASILVLFLAGSSAPTPLYAAYQAEWGFSPITITVIFGVYAVAVLAALLVVGSLSDHVGRRPVLLVAIVVQAVVMVVFATAGGVPALLVARVAQGLSTGAAVGALGAGMIDLHRTKGAIANGVGPMSGTATGALGSALLVQLLPAPTQLVYLVLLAAFVLQLAGVAFMAESSARTPGALASLRPQIGLPAGARGPLLRAVPALVAIWALAGFYGSLGPALARLVSGSDSAILGGLSLFALAGSGAATVLVVRNAAARTVMVVGNAALIAGVGITLLAVAAGWAPGFFLGTVVAGIGFGSAFQGALRTVIPLAAPHERAGVLSVVYAVSYLAMGLPAIVAGALAVHGGILQTSREYGVVVMTLAALALAGTAARRRRPRATACRAA; the protein is encoded by the coding sequence ATGACCGATCTCTCCCTCCCCGCCCCGTCCACCGCCTGGGCCCCGTCGCGCCCCGGCCGTCTGCCGTCCCGCGCCGCGTTCGCGCTGCAGGCCTCGATCCTCGTGCTGTTCCTCGCCGGCTCGAGCGCCCCGACGCCGCTCTACGCGGCCTACCAGGCCGAGTGGGGCTTCTCGCCCATCACCATCACGGTGATCTTCGGCGTCTACGCCGTGGCGGTCCTGGCCGCGCTGCTCGTCGTCGGCTCGCTCTCCGACCACGTCGGGCGCCGCCCCGTGCTGCTGGTGGCCATCGTCGTGCAGGCCGTCGTCATGGTCGTCTTCGCGACCGCCGGCGGCGTCCCGGCCCTGCTCGTCGCCCGGGTCGCCCAGGGCCTGTCGACCGGCGCGGCCGTCGGCGCGCTGGGCGCCGGCATGATCGACCTGCACCGCACGAAGGGCGCGATCGCCAACGGCGTCGGCCCGATGAGCGGCACGGCGACCGGCGCGCTCGGGTCAGCGCTGCTCGTGCAGCTGCTGCCCGCCCCGACCCAGCTCGTCTACCTCGTGCTGCTCGCCGCGTTCGTGCTGCAGCTCGCCGGCGTCGCGTTCATGGCCGAGTCCTCGGCGCGCACGCCGGGCGCGCTCGCCTCCCTGCGCCCGCAGATCGGCCTGCCCGCCGGCGCCCGCGGGCCGCTGTTGCGCGCCGTCCCCGCGCTGGTGGCGATCTGGGCGCTGGCCGGGTTCTACGGCTCGCTCGGCCCCGCCCTGGCCCGCCTCGTGTCGGGCTCGGACTCGGCGATCCTCGGCGGCCTGTCGCTCTTCGCGCTGGCCGGCAGCGGCGCCGCGACGGTCCTGGTGGTCCGCAACGCCGCGGCGCGCACGGTCATGGTCGTGGGCAACGCCGCGCTCATCGCGGGCGTCGGCATCACGCTGCTGGCCGTCGCGGCCGGCTGGGCGCCCGGGTTCTTCCTGGGCACCGTGGTCGCCGGGATCGGCTTCGGCTCCGCGTTCCAGGGTGCCCTGCGCACGGTCATCCCGCTCGCGGCGCCGCACGAGCGGGCCGGGGTCCTCTCGGTGGTCTACGCGGTGAGCTACCTGGCGATGGGCCTGCCGGCGATCGTCGCGGGGGCGCTGGCCGTCCATGGCGGGATCCTGCAGACCTCGCGCGAGTACGGCGTGGTCGTCATGACGCTCGCGGCGCTCGCGCTGGCCGGCACGGCGGCCCGCCGCCGCCGGCCCCGGGCGACGGCCTGCCGGGCGGCCTGA
- a CDS encoding TetR/AcrR family transcriptional regulator, translating into MSAKAPDRPSARERLLASATELFYCEGIHTVGIDRVIEHADVSKASLYKIFGSKDELIRAYLEARHARWRERLTGEIDARWDDPAERLLGVFDVLGESFADPDFRGCAFMNASAEARPGSPVVEASDAARAWKRGLFADLAAAAGAPDPQGLAAQLVLLYDGAQIAARMDRDPAAAATARAAAAVLLDAARR; encoded by the coding sequence ATGTCCGCGAAGGCCCCAGATCGGCCGTCGGCGCGGGAGCGCCTGCTGGCCTCGGCGACCGAGCTGTTCTACTGCGAGGGCATCCATACGGTCGGCATCGACCGCGTCATCGAGCACGCCGACGTGTCCAAGGCGTCGCTCTACAAGATCTTCGGCAGCAAGGACGAGCTCATCCGCGCCTACCTCGAGGCGCGCCACGCCCGCTGGCGCGAGCGGCTGACGGGGGAGATCGACGCGCGCTGGGACGATCCCGCCGAGCGGCTGCTGGGCGTCTTCGACGTGCTCGGCGAGTCCTTCGCCGACCCGGACTTCCGCGGCTGCGCGTTCATGAACGCCAGCGCCGAGGCCCGGCCGGGGAGCCCGGTCGTCGAGGCCTCCGACGCGGCGCGCGCCTGGAAGCGCGGGCTGTTCGCCGACCTCGCCGCGGCCGCGGGCGCGCCGGACCCGCAGGGGCTGGCCGCCCAGCTCGTGCTGCTCTACGACGGGGCGCAGATCGCCGCGCGGATGGACCGCGACCCGGCCGCCGCCGCCACCGCGCGGGCCGCCGCCGCCGTGCTGCTGGACGCCGCGCGCCGCTGA
- a CDS encoding TM0106 family RecB-like putative nuclease, with protein MAATSSDLPLSPTALTRFLDCEHRTHLDILERRGELGERRRPPDLELLSERGMRHEDAILQGFLDAGRDVVLLAGDRAEADDLARRTAAAMAEGREILHQACFLRDGWIGYPDFLVRVDAPSELGAWSYEVFDAKLSRHAEPRHIFQLVFYTDELARLQGVAPQKMHLLLGDGATASFRPEEFAAYAGRVRAAFLVRHAELCAPGAVPAYPYEVAACGFCHWWHVCDARRRRDDHVSLTAGVHRSQGLRLEAAGVHTLPALATLPVDRDVPRVPRTTVGTLRAQAGLQLRSRGLGRPLYELLEPAADRGLGRLPLPSAGDVHFDFEGDPNWGDDGLEYLFGTVFEQAGGPVYRALWATSRAEEKQAFETWIDWLGDRLRRYPDLHVFHYNAYETVALKRLVARHATREAEVDDLLRRRVFVDLYGITRQAIRAGTEGYGLKALEPVFGFQRDAELRGAIGSLRRWQAYGQDGDPSHLDGIAGYNEDDCLSTRALYAWLLERRPDVERVFGAPLAVLTAQEPRPRSDRALAQQARTDALRDRLLAGLPDDESGDDAAQRARRLAFHLAGYHRRESKPVWWALFARRERTLEELRDEDPEALSGLEVLGCEEVGRGSRVWTLRYPEQEFKLTPGKVDEPLAGREATLESVDEAARIVVVRRGPRHGTGAPLAIGPAGPYDTPAQTDALHRFAEGVADAGTDRPDPGLDLLLARSPRFAAGTPPLTDGPVDLERLKAQVRGLDRSVLVVQGPPGTGKTWTGARLAVDLLAHGRRVGIMATSHKAINNLVAAVDVAADEAGVDFRGWKKCAKDEDAYDSARVTSGKAGPPVEDGPVALTAATAWHWASADARRSVDVLLVDEAGQVSLADAIATTQAAGGVVLLGDPQQLAHVSQGTHPLGTGGSVLEHVLGDHDTIPPERGVLLAASWRMHPEVCGFISETMYDGRLVPVPGCEVQRVDSPGLSGHGLRLIEVEHEANRGRSPEEADRIASELELLLDGGTCVGRDGRRRPLTLDDVLVVAPYNLQVRCLKARLPEGARVGTVDRFQGQEAPVVLFSMASSSGEDVSRGMGFLFSRNRLNVAVSRAQALAVVVCSPALLGARCTTVQDMRLVTMLCRFADAAGRRV; from the coding sequence ATGGCCGCCACGTCCTCCGACCTCCCGCTCTCCCCCACCGCGCTCACGCGCTTCCTGGACTGCGAGCACCGCACCCACCTCGACATCCTCGAGCGGCGCGGCGAGCTCGGCGAGCGCCGCCGGCCGCCGGACCTCGAGCTCCTGTCCGAGCGCGGCATGCGCCACGAGGACGCGATCCTGCAGGGCTTCCTGGACGCCGGCCGCGACGTCGTCCTGCTGGCCGGCGACCGCGCCGAGGCCGACGACCTGGCGCGGCGCACCGCCGCGGCGATGGCCGAGGGCCGCGAGATCCTGCACCAGGCCTGCTTCCTGCGGGACGGGTGGATCGGCTACCCCGACTTCCTCGTCCGCGTCGACGCGCCGTCGGAGCTCGGCGCGTGGTCCTACGAGGTCTTCGACGCCAAGCTCAGCCGCCACGCCGAGCCCCGCCACATCTTCCAGCTGGTCTTCTACACCGACGAGCTCGCCCGTCTGCAGGGCGTCGCGCCGCAGAAGATGCACCTGCTCCTGGGCGACGGCGCCACGGCGTCGTTCCGCCCCGAGGAGTTCGCGGCCTATGCGGGCCGCGTGCGCGCCGCGTTCCTCGTGCGCCACGCCGAGCTGTGCGCGCCCGGCGCCGTCCCGGCCTACCCCTACGAGGTGGCCGCCTGCGGGTTCTGCCACTGGTGGCACGTCTGCGACGCGCGCCGTCGCCGTGACGACCACGTCTCGCTGACGGCCGGCGTGCACCGCTCGCAGGGGCTGCGCCTCGAGGCCGCCGGCGTGCACACCCTGCCCGCGCTGGCGACGCTGCCCGTCGACCGGGATGTCCCACGCGTGCCGCGCACCACGGTGGGGACCCTGCGCGCGCAGGCCGGCCTGCAGCTGCGCAGCCGCGGTCTGGGCCGCCCGCTGTACGAGCTCCTGGAGCCGGCGGCCGACCGCGGGCTCGGGCGGCTGCCCCTGCCGTCGGCCGGCGACGTGCACTTCGACTTCGAGGGCGACCCCAACTGGGGCGACGACGGGCTCGAGTACCTGTTCGGCACGGTGTTCGAGCAGGCCGGCGGCCCGGTCTACCGGGCGCTGTGGGCGACGTCACGCGCCGAGGAGAAGCAGGCGTTCGAGACCTGGATCGACTGGCTCGGCGACCGCCTGCGCCGCTACCCCGACCTGCACGTCTTCCACTACAACGCCTACGAGACCGTCGCGCTCAAGCGCCTGGTGGCCCGCCACGCCACGCGCGAGGCCGAGGTCGACGACCTCCTGCGCCGGCGCGTGTTCGTCGACCTCTACGGGATCACCCGGCAGGCGATCCGCGCCGGGACCGAGGGGTACGGGCTCAAGGCGCTCGAGCCGGTCTTCGGCTTCCAGCGCGACGCCGAGCTGCGCGGGGCGATCGGGTCGCTGCGCCGTTGGCAGGCCTACGGGCAGGATGGCGACCCGTCGCACCTGGACGGCATCGCGGGCTACAACGAGGACGACTGCCTCAGCACGCGGGCGCTGTACGCGTGGCTGCTGGAGCGCCGGCCCGACGTCGAGCGGGTGTTCGGCGCGCCGCTGGCCGTCCTGACCGCCCAGGAGCCCCGGCCCCGGTCGGACCGTGCGCTGGCGCAGCAGGCCCGGACCGACGCCCTGCGCGACCGCCTGCTCGCGGGCCTGCCCGACGACGAGTCCGGCGACGACGCGGCGCAGCGCGCCCGGCGGCTGGCGTTCCACCTCGCGGGCTACCACCGCCGCGAGTCCAAGCCGGTGTGGTGGGCGCTGTTCGCGCGGCGCGAGCGGACCCTGGAGGAGCTCCGCGACGAGGACCCCGAGGCGCTCTCCGGCCTCGAGGTGCTCGGCTGCGAGGAGGTCGGCCGCGGCTCGCGCGTCTGGACGCTGCGATACCCCGAGCAGGAGTTCAAGCTCACCCCCGGCAAGGTCGACGAGCCGCTGGCCGGGCGCGAGGCGACCCTGGAGTCCGTCGACGAGGCGGCCCGCATCGTCGTGGTCCGCCGCGGCCCCCGGCACGGGACCGGCGCGCCGCTGGCGATCGGTCCCGCCGGCCCGTACGACACGCCCGCCCAGACCGACGCGCTGCACCGCTTCGCCGAGGGCGTGGCCGACGCGGGCACCGACCGCCCGGACCCCGGCCTCGACCTGCTGCTGGCCCGCTCGCCGCGCTTCGCCGCGGGCACGCCGCCTTTGACCGACGGCCCGGTCGACCTCGAGCGCCTGAAGGCCCAGGTCCGTGGCCTGGACCGCAGCGTCCTCGTCGTCCAGGGGCCGCCCGGCACGGGCAAGACGTGGACCGGCGCGCGGCTGGCGGTCGACCTGCTGGCCCACGGGCGGCGCGTCGGCATCATGGCGACCTCGCACAAGGCCATCAACAACCTCGTGGCCGCCGTCGACGTGGCGGCCGACGAGGCCGGCGTCGACTTCCGCGGCTGGAAGAAGTGCGCGAAGGACGAGGACGCCTACGACAGCGCCCGCGTCACGAGCGGGAAGGCCGGCCCGCCGGTCGAGGACGGCCCCGTCGCGCTCACCGCGGCCACCGCCTGGCACTGGGCGTCGGCGGACGCCCGGCGCAGCGTCGACGTGCTGCTCGTCGACGAGGCCGGCCAGGTCTCCCTCGCCGACGCCATCGCCACCACGCAGGCCGCCGGCGGCGTCGTCCTGCTCGGCGACCCGCAGCAGCTCGCGCACGTCAGCCAGGGCACCCACCCACTGGGCACGGGCGGCTCGGTGCTCGAGCACGTGCTCGGCGACCACGACACGATCCCGCCCGAGCGAGGCGTCCTGCTGGCGGCCTCCTGGCGGATGCACCCCGAGGTGTGCGGGTTCATCTCCGAGACGATGTACGACGGCCGCCTGGTCCCCGTGCCCGGGTGCGAGGTCCAGCGGGTCGACTCGCCCGGCCTGTCGGGGCACGGGCTGCGCCTCATCGAGGTCGAGCACGAGGCCAACCGCGGCCGGTCGCCCGAGGAGGCCGACCGGATCGCCTCCGAGCTGGAGCTGCTCCTCGACGGCGGGACGTGCGTGGGCCGCGACGGGCGCCGGCGCCCGCTGACGCTCGACGACGTCCTGGTCGTCGCGCCCTACAACCTGCAGGTCCGCTGCCTGAAGGCCCGGCTGCCCGAGGGTGCGCGGGTCGGGACCGTCGACAGGTTCCAGGGCCAGGAGGCGCCCGTCGTCCTGTTCTCCATGGCCAGCTCCAGCGGCGAGGACGTCTCGCGCGGGATGGGCTTCCTGTTCAGCCGCAACCGCCTCAACGTGGCCGTCTCGCGTGCGCAGGCGCTGGCCGTGGTGGTGTGCTCGCCGGCCCTGCTGGGCGCGCGGTGCACGACGGTGCAGGACATGCGACTGGTCACGATGCTGTGCCGCTTCGCCGACGCGGCCGGCCGCCGCGTGTGA
- a CDS encoding DNA recombination protein RmuC, which yields MLALAVIVVLILALAGTLHKLASARAAQVRADAALEAERRLHEQAEASHRTRLGELERATAEKVALLQGNREQFRQEMQAISGEVLRGATEQVAELAAQARKADHESANGELRLRAAEITAAVAPIAEHLKDVQTQVRNLERERRATQATVRQMCETTATELGRLRLETGALVSALKRPQVRGSWGEMQLKNVVRVAGMTDHVDFHTQVTVDGDEGTRLHPDMTVHLPTGRDIVVDSKVPLDAYLTALEATGDEERDRHLDRHAAQLRTHLDALATKAYHAKLERSAEFVVCFVPNEACYVAALDRDPGLLERGAGKGVLIATPTTLLALLHATHYGWRQAEVEQSALEIAAAGRELHKRCATFLASFAKVGRQLTSATEAYNASVGSLEGRVLPQLRRLDDLGAASEKELAVPVGIDSVARALTVPEAAGGEITVLGPGEASAA from the coding sequence ATGCTCGCCCTCGCCGTCATCGTCGTCCTCATCCTCGCGCTGGCCGGGACCCTGCACAAGCTCGCGTCCGCGCGGGCGGCGCAGGTCCGCGCCGACGCCGCGCTGGAGGCCGAGCGCCGCCTGCACGAGCAGGCCGAGGCGTCGCACCGCACGCGCCTCGGCGAGCTCGAGCGCGCCACGGCCGAGAAGGTCGCGCTGCTGCAGGGCAACCGCGAGCAGTTCCGCCAGGAGATGCAGGCCATCTCGGGCGAGGTGCTGCGCGGGGCCACCGAGCAGGTCGCCGAGCTCGCGGCCCAGGCCCGCAAGGCCGACCACGAGAGCGCCAACGGGGAGCTGCGGCTGCGGGCGGCCGAGATCACCGCCGCGGTGGCGCCCATCGCCGAGCACCTCAAGGACGTGCAGACCCAGGTCCGCAACCTCGAGCGCGAGCGCCGCGCGACGCAGGCCACCGTTCGGCAGATGTGCGAGACGACCGCGACCGAGCTGGGGCGGCTGCGCCTGGAGACCGGCGCGCTGGTCAGCGCGCTCAAGCGCCCGCAGGTCCGCGGCTCGTGGGGCGAGATGCAGCTCAAGAACGTCGTGCGCGTCGCGGGGATGACCGACCACGTCGACTTCCACACCCAGGTCACCGTCGACGGCGACGAGGGCACGCGCCTGCACCCGGACATGACCGTGCACCTGCCGACCGGGCGCGACATCGTCGTGGACTCCAAGGTCCCCCTCGACGCCTACCTCACCGCGCTGGAGGCCACGGGCGACGAGGAGCGCGACCGCCACCTGGACCGGCACGCGGCCCAGCTGCGCACCCACCTCGACGCGCTGGCGACGAAGGCCTACCACGCCAAGCTCGAGCGCTCCGCGGAGTTCGTGGTGTGCTTCGTGCCCAACGAGGCCTGCTACGTGGCGGCGCTGGACCGCGACCCCGGCCTGCTGGAGCGCGGCGCCGGCAAGGGCGTGCTCATCGCCACGCCGACGACCCTGCTCGCCCTGCTGCACGCCACCCACTACGGCTGGCGCCAGGCTGAGGTCGAGCAGTCGGCGCTGGAGATCGCCGCCGCCGGCCGGGAGCTGCACAAGCGCTGCGCGACGTTCCTGGCGTCCTTCGCCAAGGTGGGGCGCCAGCTGACGTCGGCGACCGAGGCCTACAACGCCTCGGTCGGCTCGCTGGAGGGCCGAGTGCTCCCCCAGCTGCGCCGACTCGACGATCTCGGGGCCGCCTCGGAGAAGGAGCTCGCGGTGCCCGTGGGGATCGACAGCGTCGCGCGGGCGCTGACGGTGCCCGAGGCCGCCGGCGGCGAGATCACGGTCCTGGGACCGGGCGAGGCGTCCGCGGCGTAG